A stretch of the Parus major isolate Abel chromosome 15, Parus_major1.1, whole genome shotgun sequence genome encodes the following:
- the SLC7A4 gene encoding cationic amino acid transporter 4, with protein MARWLPRSTDLTRFCQKLNRVKTLEDDMMETSFNRCLSTIDLTLLGIGGMVGSGLYVLTGTVAKEIAGPAVIISFIIAGFASLLAALCYAEFGARVPKTGSAYMFTYVSVGEIWAFLIGWNVVLEYMIGGAAVARAWSGYLDSIFNHKIKNFTETHVGAWQVPFLARYPDFLAAAILLVATAFISFGAKVSSWLNHVFSVISMGVILFILIMGFVLAQPKNWSTQEGGFAPYGLSGIMAGTATCFYAFVGFDVIAASSEEARNPQRAVPRAIAFSLGLATGAYILVSVVLTLMVPWHTLDPDSALADAFYRRGYAWAGFLVAAGSICAMNTVLLSNLFSLPRIVYAMAEDGLFFQVFSRVHPRTQVPVVGIVVFGLLMALLALVFDLEALVQFLSIGTLLAYTFVAASVIVLRFQQQKGDVPAPAASGRPNPEPHEDPSRGELKEYESFSDKLQLVDRDKSNEQREPGQLKAAFEPYLEFLSDFYPGEVVMVAVVTLMVSAICLCSILVFGNTHLHLPTWSYSLLLVLFSLGFLLSLLLIWAHEQQHSTQTFQIPLVPLSPALSIILNIYLMLKLSYMTWLRFAIWLLLGLLVYFGYGIWHSKENLREPRPQRVSARYVVFPGGSLEERVQAVQPGSQPASGLPDTDTDDCKR; from the exons ATGGCGAGATGGCTGCCCCGCTCCACCGACCTGACCCGCTTCTGCCAGAAGCTCAACCGGGTGAAGACCCTGGAGGATGACATGATGGAGACATCCTTTAACAGATGCCTTTCCACCATCGACTTGACGCTGCTGGGCATTGGGGGTATGGTGGGCTCCGGGCTTTATGTCCTCACAGGCACCGTGGCCAAGGAGATTGCTGGCCCTGCCGTCATCATCTCCTTCATCATTGCCGGCTTTGCCTCactcctggctgctctctgctATGCCGAGTTTGGAGCCCGTGTGCCCAAGACAGGCTCTGCCTACATGTTCACCTACGTGTCCGTGGGTGAAATATGGGCTTTCCTCATTGGCTGGAATGTGGTGCTGGAATATATGATCGGAGGGGCTGCAGTGGCCAGGGCCTGGAGTGGCTATCTGGACTCCATCTTTAACCACAAGATCAAAAACTTCACCGAGACCCATGTGGGTGCCTGGCAGGTGCCATTCCTGGCCCGCTATCCAGACTTCCTGGCGGCTGCCATCCTGCTGGTAGCCACCGCCTTCATCTCCTTTGGGGCCAAAGTGTCCTCCTGGCTCAACCATGTCTTCTCAGTCATCAGCATGGGCGTCATCCTCTTCATCCTCATTATGGGCTTTGTCCTCGCACAGCCCAAGAACTGGAGCACGCAGGAGGGTGGCTTTGCCCCATACGGGCTGTCGGGCATCAtggctggcacagccacctGCTTCTACGCCTTTGTGGGCTTTGATGTCATCGCGGCCTCCAGCGAAGAGGCCAGGAACCCGCAGAGGGCTGTTCCCAGGGCCATCGCTTTCTCCTTGGGGCTCGCCACTGGTGCCTACATCCTGGTGTCAGTTGTGCTGACGCTGATGGTGCCCTGGCACACGCTGGACCCTGACTCTGCCCTGGCCGATGCATTCTACAGGAGGGGCTATGCCTGGGCAGGGTTTCTGGTGGCTGCTGGCTCCATCTGTG CAATGAACACAGTTCTGTTGAGCAACCTCTTCTCCCTGCCACGCATCGTCTATGCCATGGCCGAAGATGGGCTCTTCTTTCAGGTCTTCTCCCGAGTGCACCCCCGCACACAGGTGCCCGTCGTCGGCATCGTGGTCTTCGGGCTGCTTATGGCCCTCCTGGCCCTCGTCTTTGACCTAGAGGCCCTGGTACAGTTCCTGTCCATTGGCACACTTCTGGCCTACACCTTCGTGGCCGCCAGCGTCATTGTCCTGcgcttccagcagcagaagggggATGTCCCCGCACCAGCAGCTAGTGGCCGGCCCAACCCCGAGCCCCACGAGGATCCATCCAGGGGCGAGCTGAAGGAGTATGAGTCCTTCTCCGACAAGCTGCAGCTGGTGGACAGGGACAAGAGCAACGAGCAGCGGGAGCCAgggcagctgaaggcagcatTTGAGCCCTACCTGGAGTTCCTCAGTGACTTCTACCCTGGTGAGGTGGTCATGGTGGCTGTGGTGACCCTGATGGTGTCTGccatctgcctctgctccatTTTAGTGTTTGGCAACACCCACCTCCACCTGCCCACCTGGAGCTACTCCCTGCTGCTGGTCCTCTTCAGTTTGGGCTTTctgctcagcctcctcctcatCTGGGCACAcgagcagcagcacagcacccagACCTTCCAG atCCCCTTGGTACCCCTATCCCCAGCACTAAGCATCATCCTCAACATCTACCTGATGCTGAAGCTCAGCTACATGACGTGGCTTCGCTTCGCCATCTGGCTCCTTTTAG gCCTGCTCGTCTACTTCGGCTATGGCATCTGGCACAGCAAGGAGAACCTGCGGGAGCCGCGGCCCCAGCGCGTCAGCGCCCGCTACGTGGTGTTTCCAGGTggcagcctggaggagagggtGCAGGCAGtccagcctggctcccagccCGCCAGCGGGCTGCCAGACACCGACACCGATGACTGCAAGAGATGA